Proteins co-encoded in one Natrarchaeobius halalkaliphilus genomic window:
- a CDS encoding 2-oxoacid:acceptor oxidoreductase subunit alpha, with translation MSDDELIWRIAGGSGDGIDSTSQNFAKALMRSGLNVFTHRHYPSRIRGGHTYVEIRAAENEVQSRGDGYNFLLALGDSFARNPQEEAYYGNEEIKPLSENLDELRDGGIIVYDEGLVDEDEVADLDLEKRAEENDWHVFPVDLRGLAKEHGREVMRNTAGVGVTAALLDMDLEHIEDLMADAMGGDVLEANLDILHEAYETTSEEYDFEHDLRAPVGDHDTEQALLSGSNAIAYGAIDAGCRFIAGYPMTPWTDVFTILSQNFPDMGGVSEQVEDEIAAAALAVGASHAGVKAMSGSSGGGFALMSEPLGLAEMTETPLVLVESMRAGPSTGMPTKPEQADLEFVLYTSQGDSQRVVFAPGNIEEAYEQTRLAFEIAWDYQIPAIIIYDQKLSGENANVDVEFFDREPKPDLGATLTEEELKEAAHDNSGKFQRFQHEGENGVSPRSLPGQKGGRFLATGNEHSPVGHIEEDPDNRVNQMDRRLEKLEAIRTELDDEYESTQTYFGDDDADYGIVTWGSSQGAVEEAVARLNEQGHSVKGLSVSDMLPFPKTEVTEFLESVDEAMVVEMNATAQFRGHIQRELGRFGEKLTSLLKYNGNPFEPAEVVEGYEVNIADEEREPTAQVRIEPAAGD, from the coding sequence ATGAGCGACGACGAACTCATCTGGCGAATCGCAGGCGGTTCCGGAGACGGGATCGACTCGACGAGCCAGAATTTCGCAAAAGCGCTGATGCGCTCGGGGCTCAACGTATTTACACACCGCCACTATCCGTCCCGGATTCGCGGCGGCCACACCTACGTCGAGATCCGAGCCGCTGAAAACGAAGTACAGTCACGCGGAGACGGCTACAATTTCCTGTTGGCCCTTGGCGACTCTTTCGCCCGGAACCCACAGGAAGAAGCCTACTACGGCAACGAAGAGATCAAGCCACTCTCGGAGAACCTGGACGAGCTCCGAGACGGCGGAATCATCGTCTACGACGAGGGACTCGTCGACGAGGACGAAGTCGCTGACCTCGATCTGGAAAAGCGCGCCGAAGAGAACGATTGGCACGTCTTCCCGGTGGATCTCCGCGGCCTCGCGAAAGAACACGGCCGCGAAGTCATGCGAAACACCGCTGGCGTCGGCGTCACCGCCGCGTTGCTCGATATGGATCTCGAGCACATCGAGGATCTGATGGCAGACGCGATGGGTGGCGACGTCCTCGAGGCGAACCTCGATATCCTCCACGAGGCCTACGAGACGACGAGCGAAGAGTACGACTTCGAACACGACCTCCGCGCACCCGTCGGTGACCACGACACAGAGCAGGCGCTGTTGTCGGGTTCGAACGCGATCGCCTACGGCGCGATCGACGCCGGCTGTCGGTTCATCGCCGGCTATCCGATGACGCCGTGGACGGATGTCTTTACGATCCTGAGTCAGAACTTCCCCGATATGGGCGGGGTCTCAGAGCAGGTCGAAGACGAGATCGCCGCCGCGGCGCTCGCGGTCGGTGCGAGCCACGCCGGTGTCAAAGCCATGTCCGGGTCCTCAGGCGGCGGATTCGCGCTGATGAGCGAACCGCTCGGACTCGCAGAGATGACCGAGACGCCGCTCGTTCTCGTCGAATCAATGCGTGCCGGTCCCTCGACCGGAATGCCGACCAAGCCCGAGCAGGCCGATCTCGAGTTCGTCCTCTATACGAGTCAGGGGGACTCCCAGCGCGTCGTCTTCGCGCCCGGAAACATCGAAGAAGCCTACGAACAGACGCGTCTGGCGTTCGAAATCGCCTGGGACTACCAGATCCCCGCGATCATCATCTACGACCAGAAGCTCTCGGGCGAAAACGCCAACGTCGACGTCGAGTTCTTCGACCGCGAGCCGAAACCGGATCTCGGTGCGACGCTGACCGAAGAAGAACTCAAAGAGGCCGCACACGACAACTCCGGAAAGTTCCAGCGCTTCCAACACGAGGGCGAAAACGGCGTCAGTCCGCGCTCGCTCCCCGGCCAGAAGGGGGGACGGTTCCTCGCGACCGGGAACGAACACAGCCCGGTCGGTCACATCGAGGAGGATCCGGACAACCGCGTCAATCAGATGGATCGGCGCCTCGAGAAACTCGAGGCCATCCGCACCGAACTCGACGACGAGTACGAGTCCACGCAGACGTACTTCGGTGACGACGACGCCGACTACGGCATCGTCACGTGGGGCTCGAGCCAGGGTGCCGTCGAGGAAGCAGTCGCTCGACTGAACGAGCAGGGCCACTCGGTCAAGGGACTCAGCGTCTCCGACATGTTGCCGTTCCCGAAGACGGAAGTCACCGAGTTCTTAGAGAGCGTCGACGAGGCGATGGTCGTCGAGATGAACGCGACCGCCCAGTTCCGCGGCCACATCCAGCGCGAACTCGGTCGCTTCGGTGAGAAGCTGACGAGCCTGCTCAAGTACAACGGCAATCCGTTCGAACCCGCCGAAGTCGTCGAAGGCTACGAGGTCAACATCGCCGACGAAGAGCGCGAACCGACCGCACAGGTTCGAATCGAACCAGCAGCAGGTGACTAA
- a CDS encoding thiamine pyrophosphate-dependent enzyme gives MSAFNAIGDEREIDRDEFTPGVEPQPTWCPGCGDFGVLKALKQALPEAGKTPEEVLTVTGIGCSGKLNSYLDTYGFHTIHGRSLPVARAAKLANPELEVIAAGGDGDGYGIGGNHWIHTARENHDMTYIVFNNEIFGLTKGQTSPTSPKGHKSKTQPSGSAKTPLRPLSMSLNAGASYVARTAAVNPNQAKEIIKEAIEHDGFAHIDFLTQCPTWNKDARQYVPYVDVQESDDYDFDVHDRKEGAEMMRETEDVLNEGTVLTGRYFVDDDRPSYQQEKKAVGEMPEEPLAERYFDDDAEWERSYDLLERHT, from the coding sequence ATGAGTGCATTCAATGCGATCGGTGACGAGCGAGAGATCGACCGGGACGAGTTCACCCCCGGTGTCGAACCGCAGCCGACCTGGTGTCCGGGCTGTGGCGACTTCGGCGTCCTGAAGGCGCTGAAGCAGGCACTCCCGGAAGCCGGCAAGACGCCCGAGGAAGTGCTGACCGTCACCGGGATCGGCTGTTCCGGCAAGCTGAACAGCTATCTCGACACGTACGGCTTCCATACGATTCACGGCCGTTCGCTGCCCGTGGCTCGAGCCGCCAAACTCGCGAACCCCGAACTCGAGGTTATCGCCGCCGGCGGTGACGGCGACGGCTACGGTATCGGTGGAAACCACTGGATCCACACGGCTCGTGAGAACCACGACATGACCTACATCGTGTTCAACAACGAGATCTTCGGGTTGACGAAGGGCCAGACCTCTCCGACCAGCCCGAAGGGGCACAAGTCGAAGACCCAGCCGTCGGGCAGCGCCAAGACGCCGCTTCGACCGCTGTCGATGTCGCTCAACGCCGGTGCGAGCTACGTCGCACGCACCGCCGCGGTCAACCCGAACCAGGCCAAAGAGATCATCAAGGAGGCCATCGAGCACGACGGCTTCGCCCACATCGACTTCCTGACGCAGTGTCCGACCTGGAACAAGGACGCACGCCAGTACGTCCCCTACGTCGACGTCCAGGAGTCCGACGACTACGACTTCGACGTCCACGATCGGAAGGAAGGCGCCGAGATGATGCGCGAGACGGAGGACGTCCTCAACGAGGGAACCGTCCTGACGGGTCGGTACTTCGTCGACGACGACCGACCGTCTTACCAACAGGAGAAGAAAGCGGTCGGTGAGATGCCAGAAGAACCGCTTGCCGAACGCTACTTCGACGACGACGCCGAGTGGGAACGGAGCTACGACCTCCTCGAGCGCCACACCTAA
- the coaBC gene encoding bifunctional phosphopantothenoylcysteine decarboxylase/phosphopantothenate--cysteine ligase CoaBC encodes MLEGVNVALGVTGSIAAVKTVELAHELRRRGADVRGVMTDSARGIVHPWAIEFATDDDVVTEITGSVEHVDLCGYDGWADVFLVAPATANTVGKIAGAVDDTPVTTCATTALGADTPVVIAPAMHEPMYDHPGVLEAIDTVSSWGVEFVDPRIEEGKAKIAREEAIVCDVARAASDRPLEGNHVVVTSGATSESIDPVRVLTNRSSGRMGRAVARACYVRGADVTLVHDGDEVPYANVRAVESAAEMLAATRDACADADALVSAAAIGDYTVEASAEKIRSGQDLTLELEPTPKLIDEIRDERPAVPIVGFKAETSGDERSMLERARETLERADLAFVVANDASVMGSDRTRTLLVHENDAARYEGTKAGLGDEIADSIAAILTDDMPRN; translated from the coding sequence ATGCTCGAGGGAGTCAACGTTGCACTCGGAGTGACGGGGTCGATCGCCGCCGTCAAGACCGTCGAACTGGCCCACGAGTTGCGACGGCGGGGTGCCGACGTTCGGGGCGTGATGACCGACAGCGCACGGGGGATCGTCCACCCCTGGGCGATCGAGTTCGCCACCGACGACGACGTCGTCACCGAGATCACGGGGAGCGTCGAACACGTCGACCTGTGTGGATACGACGGGTGGGCCGACGTCTTCCTCGTCGCACCGGCGACGGCGAACACGGTCGGCAAGATCGCCGGAGCCGTCGACGACACGCCGGTCACGACGTGTGCGACGACGGCCCTGGGTGCCGACACCCCCGTCGTGATCGCGCCAGCAATGCACGAACCGATGTACGATCATCCCGGCGTCCTCGAGGCGATCGATACCGTCTCCTCGTGGGGCGTCGAGTTCGTCGATCCGCGAATCGAGGAGGGGAAAGCCAAGATCGCGCGCGAAGAAGCGATCGTCTGCGACGTCGCACGGGCGGCGAGCGACCGGCCGCTCGAGGGTAACCACGTCGTGGTGACGAGCGGGGCGACGAGCGAGTCGATCGATCCCGTTCGCGTCCTCACGAACCGTTCCTCGGGGAGGATGGGACGAGCGGTCGCGCGAGCCTGTTACGTTCGCGGAGCCGACGTTACGCTCGTCCACGACGGTGACGAGGTCCCGTACGCGAACGTTCGCGCAGTCGAGAGCGCCGCCGAGATGCTCGCGGCGACGCGAGACGCCTGTGCAGACGCCGACGCGCTCGTCTCCGCGGCTGCGATCGGGGATTACACCGTCGAGGCGAGCGCGGAGAAGATCAGATCGGGCCAGGACCTGACACTCGAACTCGAGCCGACGCCCAAGCTCATCGACGAGATCCGCGACGAGCGTCCGGCGGTTCCCATCGTCGGTTTCAAAGCCGAGACATCGGGGGACGAGCGTTCGATGCTCGAGCGGGCGAGGGAGACGCTCGAGCGGGCCGATCTCGCGTTCGTCGTCGCCAACGACGCGAGCGTGATGGGCTCCGATCGAACGCGCACACTCCTGGTTCACGAGAACGACGCCGCCCGCTACGAAGGAACGAAAGCCGGGTTAGGCGACGAGATTGCGGATTCGATCGCGGCTATCCTGACCGACGACATGCCGAGAAACTAA
- a CDS encoding DUF7344 domain-containing protein: MSTDSEGGDGATDPLPKGEIFEVLRNQRRRYVLHYLKQDDRPVELGDLAQQVAAWEYETTLEDVTPEQRKRVYTTLQQTHLPRMDEAGILTFDSDDGVIAGTDRTRDISVYLEIVPSHEFAWRELYLSLGAISCALVAALWLEIYPLTLLSALTWTGIVAVTITATAVAHIYHERHMRLGHGEQPPELSFRTDD, encoded by the coding sequence GTGTCGACCGATTCCGAAGGCGGGGACGGTGCGACGGATCCACTTCCCAAAGGGGAGATCTTCGAGGTTCTGCGGAATCAACGACGACGGTACGTCCTTCACTATCTCAAACAGGACGATCGACCCGTCGAACTCGGTGACCTCGCACAGCAGGTCGCCGCCTGGGAGTACGAGACGACGCTCGAGGACGTGACGCCCGAACAGCGAAAACGGGTCTATACCACGCTTCAACAGACTCATCTCCCCAGGATGGACGAGGCAGGCATCCTCACGTTCGATTCGGACGACGGCGTTATCGCGGGAACCGATCGTACGCGAGACATCAGCGTCTATCTCGAGATCGTTCCGAGCCACGAGTTCGCTTGGCGAGAGCTGTATCTCTCGCTCGGTGCGATCAGTTGTGCACTGGTCGCCGCTCTCTGGCTCGAGATCTATCCGTTGACGCTGCTTTCTGCGCTGACCTGGACGGGGATCGTTGCCGTGACGATAACCGCGACCGCGGTGGCACACATCTATCACGAACGCCACATGCGGCTGGGACACGGCGAACAGCCACCTGAGCTGAGCTTTCGGACCGACGACTGA
- the hpt gene encoding hypoxanthine/guanine phosphoribosyltransferase produces MDQLQRSLLEAPIVEKNGYHYFVHPISDGVPKLDPGLLREIVIRIIRKAKLDDVDRIVTPAAMGIHISTAVSLMTDIPLTVIRKRQYGLEGEVAISQETGYSENEMYINDVYEGERVLVLDDVLSTGGTLASVLEALDAIGAEVVDTIAVIKKVGGENKVDDAGYDVKTLVNVDVVDGEVVIVDENGDS; encoded by the coding sequence ATGGATCAGCTACAGCGTTCGCTTCTCGAGGCACCGATCGTCGAGAAAAACGGCTACCACTACTTCGTCCATCCGATCAGCGACGGCGTCCCGAAGCTCGACCCGGGACTCCTCCGGGAGATCGTTATTCGAATCATTCGGAAGGCAAAACTCGACGACGTCGACCGGATCGTGACGCCCGCAGCGATGGGTATTCACATCTCGACTGCGGTCTCGTTGATGACAGATATTCCGCTAACGGTGATCCGCAAGCGACAGTACGGTCTCGAGGGAGAGGTCGCGATCTCCCAGGAGACCGGCTACTCGGAGAACGAAATGTACATCAACGACGTCTACGAGGGTGAACGCGTGCTCGTACTCGACGACGTTCTCTCGACCGGCGGCACGCTTGCGTCCGTTCTCGAGGCGCTCGATGCGATCGGGGCGGAAGTCGTGGATACGATCGCGGTAATCAAGAAGGTCGGCGGCGAGAACAAGGTCGACGACGCGGGATACGACGTGAAGACGCTGGTCAACGTCGACGTCGTCGACGGCGAGGTCGTGATCGTGGACGAAAACGGAGATTCCTGA
- a CDS encoding ABC transporter substrate-binding protein — translation MGEREGTAGASGRRSVLRAIASTGALGVAGCLSVDGTDPVEIGSDAERLIYDGFEEEGVEPPVETTIYANAENDERSRWAQLVQHELNETELFEIDFQQLEWTSYEQLCLNMADNEENCLITMDISGGWDPHSYVNFLFHSQHQAPDGFNFNHFADDRVDELIDDGRTESDQTRRIELYQDLQERLVQQLPISVIRFGEEVTVYRTESVERWRQYPLPGSEYEAVYAPYAGEYLELSKEDGSTELVGDAVATVSNSDPTRMLDTTSNMATTLIYEGLLTADFDGRPRPQLAADWEQLDATTYRFDLREGVTFHNGERFVADHVRASFERYEGTPRANDVYDWYDGVDVISDTELEIHLVGEYGPFESGVGVPIVPLAASEDGDLDLSVEPVGTGPYQFDEYADGEFWRIERYDGHWFDGDENVPATPPVETVTMRIITEAASRQAALEAGEIDVATGLPATSVTGLDAAEEYGVERSVAGAIDFLVYPLYLEPFGNPSVRRGIDRLLPRERILEEVYADSGTVGYTPVPSLLSEYTTPEFEAYIVDEYLE, via the coding sequence ATGGGCGAGCGAGAGGGAACTGCCGGCGCTTCCGGGCGACGATCGGTTCTTCGTGCGATCGCATCGACGGGAGCGCTCGGGGTTGCAGGCTGTCTCAGCGTCGACGGGACGGACCCCGTTGAGATAGGCTCGGACGCCGAACGGCTAATCTACGACGGGTTTGAAGAAGAAGGCGTCGAGCCTCCCGTGGAGACGACTATTTACGCGAACGCTGAGAACGACGAGCGGTCGCGCTGGGCACAACTGGTTCAACACGAACTGAACGAGACGGAACTGTTCGAGATCGATTTCCAGCAACTCGAGTGGACGAGTTACGAACAGCTGTGTCTCAACATGGCCGACAACGAGGAGAACTGTCTCATCACGATGGATATCAGCGGCGGCTGGGATCCCCACTCCTACGTCAACTTCCTCTTTCACTCCCAGCATCAGGCACCGGACGGGTTCAACTTCAACCACTTCGCGGACGACCGGGTGGACGAACTGATCGACGACGGTCGAACCGAGAGCGACCAGACGCGTCGAATCGAGCTCTATCAGGATCTCCAGGAGCGACTCGTCCAGCAGTTGCCGATCTCGGTGATCAGGTTCGGTGAGGAGGTGACGGTGTACAGAACCGAGTCCGTCGAGCGCTGGCGACAGTACCCGCTTCCGGGAAGCGAGTACGAAGCGGTCTACGCACCGTACGCGGGCGAGTACCTCGAGCTCTCGAAAGAAGACGGCAGTACAGAGCTCGTCGGCGACGCCGTCGCCACCGTGTCGAACTCCGACCCGACTCGAATGCTCGATACGACGTCGAACATGGCGACGACCCTCATCTACGAGGGGTTACTCACCGCCGATTTCGACGGACGACCGCGACCTCAGCTTGCGGCCGACTGGGAGCAACTCGACGCGACGACCTACCGGTTCGATTTGCGAGAGGGAGTCACGTTTCACAACGGCGAACGCTTCGTCGCCGATCACGTCCGCGCGTCGTTCGAGCGATACGAGGGGACGCCACGGGCCAACGACGTCTACGACTGGTACGACGGCGTGGACGTTATCAGTGACACCGAACTCGAGATCCATCTCGTCGGGGAGTACGGTCCGTTCGAATCCGGCGTCGGCGTCCCGATCGTTCCGCTCGCCGCGTCCGAGGACGGCGACCTCGATCTCTCGGTCGAACCCGTCGGTACCGGTCCCTATCAGTTCGACGAGTACGCAGACGGCGAATTCTGGCGGATCGAACGGTACGACGGCCACTGGTTCGACGGCGACGAGAACGTTCCCGCGACCCCGCCGGTCGAAACCGTCACGATGCGGATCATCACCGAGGCGGCGTCGAGACAAGCCGCCCTCGAGGCCGGCGAGATCGACGTCGCGACCGGTCTGCCGGCGACCAGCGTTACCGGCCTCGACGCGGCCGAGGAGTACGGCGTCGAGCGATCAGTCGCCGGCGCGATCGACTTCCTGGTGTACCCGCTCTACCTCGAGCCGTTCGGAAACCCCTCGGTTCGTCGCGGAATCGACCGACTGCTCCCGAGAGAACGGATTCTCGAGGAGGTGTATGCGGACAGCGGGACCGTCGGATACACGCCGGTTCCCTCGCTGCTTTCGGAGTACACCACTCCCGAGTTCGAAGCGTACATCGTCGACGAGTATCTCGAGTAA
- a CDS encoding ABC transporter permease: MSIGRYALRRTLISIPVLLGATAITFSFVHIAPGDPVDVLVGFDAVDDATRDALRAEFGLDRPLWQQYLLWLADVLVLEFGESPITGREVGATIGDRLPATLLLGLSAWVLSLSIGIPAGIFAATNQGEIEDEVGRIAALAGIATPNFWLGLVLLFVFGVQLGWFRVTPPDASLLSLEMLWFMVLPAITLGTAAAALVMRLMRASMRQELRKEYVMAARARGLSERTVVLKHALRNSLTAVVTVAGLQIAFLVDGAIVVEQVFSWPGMGLLLVESVGRRDLPVVQAIVLLIAVSVVVANLLVDIAYAVLDPRIRYDR, encoded by the coding sequence ATGTCGATCGGAAGATACGCACTCAGGCGGACGCTGATTTCGATCCCGGTACTGCTGGGTGCAACCGCGATCACCTTTTCGTTCGTCCACATCGCACCGGGGGATCCGGTCGACGTTCTCGTCGGCTTCGACGCCGTCGACGACGCCACCAGGGACGCCCTCAGAGCGGAGTTCGGCCTCGACCGACCGCTCTGGCAGCAGTACCTGCTCTGGCTCGCTGACGTGCTGGTCCTCGAGTTCGGTGAGTCGCCAATCACCGGCCGCGAGGTCGGTGCGACGATCGGTGACCGTCTTCCGGCGACGCTCCTGCTCGGACTCTCGGCCTGGGTTCTGTCGCTTTCGATCGGGATTCCTGCGGGGATCTTCGCGGCCACGAACCAGGGCGAAATCGAGGACGAGGTCGGCCGAATCGCCGCGCTCGCCGGCATCGCGACGCCGAACTTCTGGCTGGGTCTCGTCCTCCTGTTCGTCTTCGGCGTCCAACTGGGCTGGTTCCGGGTCACGCCGCCCGACGCGTCGTTACTGAGCCTCGAGATGCTGTGGTTCATGGTGCTCCCGGCGATCACGCTCGGGACGGCCGCTGCTGCGCTGGTGATGCGGTTGATGCGCGCGTCGATGCGTCAGGAGCTTCGCAAGGAGTACGTCATGGCCGCACGCGCGAGGGGGCTCTCCGAGCGGACGGTGGTTCTGAAACACGCGCTTCGAAACTCGTTGACAGCCGTCGTAACCGTCGCCGGCCTCCAGATCGCGTTTCTCGTCGACGGCGCGATCGTCGTCGAGCAGGTGTTCTCCTGGCCCGGAATGGGCCTCCTTCTGGTCGAATCGGTCGGCAGGCGGGACCTTCCGGTCGTCCAGGCCATCGTGTTGCTCATCGCCGTCTCGGTGGTCGTCGCCAACCTGCTCGTCGACATCGCCTACGCCGTTCTCGATCCCCGAATCCGATACGACCGATGA
- a CDS encoding ABC transporter permease has protein sequence MTRPEPTRRGRIRIEGFDERRTSDQLETDERTATGSSDSVERLRSAGWNSTETDRNPRVDSARSRLLNFRRGRRLEDVWRRFRSSRTALLGFVIVAGLSLVTIFARPIELSAVGYTLTVQPFSLAPYDPSAQYVGPSNAGPSLAHPFGTDWAGRDVLSRVLAGGRFSLSIGALAVALALCVGVPLGAIAGYFGGWVDETIMRLVDTLYAFPFLVLAIAVVAIFGQGYWNVVAALAVTGWLSYARLLRGEVLSIVDREYVDASKALGTPHRTILVRHVIPNAIAPVIVQATLNVGTVVLAAAALGFLGLGLEAGTAEWGTMLAGGRSSLLQGHWHITVFPGLAIFLFVLGTNLVGDGLSDALDPQSEFERRIR, from the coding sequence ATGACACGACCAGAACCCACGCGACGCGGCCGAATACGAATCGAGGGCTTCGATGAGCGCCGCACATCCGATCAGCTCGAGACGGACGAGCGAACCGCGACCGGTTCCTCCGACTCGGTCGAGCGGCTCCGTTCCGCTGGCTGGAACTCGACGGAGACCGACCGGAACCCACGCGTCGATTCGGCACGGAGTCGGTTACTGAATTTTCGTCGCGGACGGCGACTCGAGGACGTCTGGCGTCGGTTTCGCTCGAGCCGGACGGCGCTCCTGGGATTCGTGATCGTCGCGGGGTTGTCGCTGGTGACGATCTTCGCTCGGCCGATCGAACTCTCCGCCGTCGGCTACACGCTTACCGTCCAGCCGTTCTCGCTCGCCCCCTACGATCCGAGCGCCCAGTACGTCGGCCCGTCGAACGCGGGACCGTCGCTTGCCCACCCCTTCGGCACCGACTGGGCGGGCCGTGACGTGCTCTCGCGCGTTCTCGCCGGCGGCCGATTCAGCCTCAGCATCGGCGCGCTCGCCGTTGCCCTGGCGCTGTGCGTCGGCGTTCCCCTCGGCGCGATCGCGGGCTACTTCGGCGGCTGGGTCGACGAGACGATCATGCGGCTGGTCGATACGCTGTATGCGTTTCCGTTTCTCGTGCTCGCGATCGCGGTCGTCGCGATCTTCGGTCAGGGCTACTGGAACGTCGTCGCAGCACTCGCCGTCACCGGCTGGCTCTCTTACGCCCGCCTGCTGCGAGGCGAGGTCCTCTCGATCGTCGATCGCGAGTACGTCGACGCCTCGAAAGCCCTCGGCACGCCCCACCGAACGATTCTCGTCCGACACGTGATCCCGAACGCGATCGCGCCCGTGATCGTCCAGGCGACGCTGAACGTCGGGACGGTCGTCCTCGCGGCGGCGGCGCTGGGTTTTCTCGGACTCGGGCTCGAGGCCGGCACCGCCGAGTGGGGGACGATGCTCGCGGGCGGCCGGTCGTCGCTCCTTCAGGGCCACTGGCACATCACCGTCTTCCCCGGGCTCGCGATCTTCCTGTTCGTTCTCGGAACCAACCTCGTCGGTGACGGACTCTCCGACGCGCTCGATCCACAAAGCGAGTTCGAACGGAGGATTCGCTGA
- a CDS encoding ABC transporter ATP-binding protein, translating into MALLEVENLTVQFYTDDGVVRAVDGLSYEIERGETFGLVGESGAGKSVASRALLRLIDSPGEIVDGTIRVGGRDLLEHSDEELRARRGNDVAMVFQDPNATLNPVYTIGEQITETIRAHGVATGSDARTRALSLLDRVGIPDPAGRYSAYPHELSGGLAQRAVIAMALSCDPDLLILDEPTTGLDVTIQAQILALLDELTETFGTAVQLVTHDLGVVAECCDEVLVLYAGQAVERASVEELFYDPAHPYTAGLMASIPRIGQEVDRLSTVPGAMADPVHPPTGCRFHPRCPYAEPICETRGTELVGTETGDPVSRTPENEHVAACHEYTGELDGGLEYEVRIDDGRRNESAGAENVESKEP; encoded by the coding sequence ATGGCGCTGCTCGAGGTCGAGAATCTCACGGTCCAGTTCTACACCGACGACGGCGTCGTTCGAGCCGTCGACGGACTCAGCTACGAGATCGAACGCGGCGAGACGTTCGGCCTCGTCGGGGAAAGCGGTGCGGGAAAAAGCGTCGCTTCACGTGCCCTGCTCCGGCTGATCGATTCGCCGGGAGAGATCGTCGACGGAACGATCCGAGTTGGCGGTCGAGACCTCCTCGAACACTCGGACGAGGAACTCCGGGCGCGTCGTGGGAACGACGTCGCGATGGTGTTTCAGGACCCGAACGCGACGCTCAACCCGGTCTATACCATCGGTGAGCAGATCACCGAGACGATCCGCGCCCACGGCGTTGCGACCGGTTCGGATGCGCGAACGCGGGCGCTCTCGCTGCTCGATCGCGTCGGGATCCCCGACCCGGCCGGCCGGTACAGCGCCTATCCACACGAGCTTTCCGGCGGCCTGGCACAGCGGGCCGTGATCGCGATGGCGCTGTCGTGCGACCCCGACCTGTTGATTCTCGACGAACCGACTACCGGCCTCGACGTCACGATTCAGGCCCAGATACTGGCGTTGCTCGACGAGCTTACCGAGACGTTCGGAACGGCGGTTCAACTCGTCACGCACGACCTCGGGGTCGTCGCGGAGTGCTGCGACGAGGTCCTGGTGTTGTACGCCGGCCAGGCGGTCGAACGGGCCTCCGTCGAGGAGCTGTTCTACGACCCGGCACACCCGTACACGGCCGGGCTGATGGCGTCGATCCCACGCATCGGGCAGGAAGTCGACCGCCTCTCGACCGTCCCCGGCGCGATGGCCGACCCCGTCCATCCGCCGACCGGCTGTCGCTTTCACCCGCGTTGTCCCTACGCCGAACCGATCTGTGAGACGCGCGGGACGGAGCTCGTCGGCACCGAAACGGGCGATCCGGTGTCGAGAACTCCCGAGAACGAACACGTCGCCGCCTGTCACGAATACACCGGCGAACTGGACGGTGGCCTCGAGTACGAGGTTCGGATCGACGACGGTCGACGGAACGAATCCGCCGGAGCCGAAAACGTAGAGTCGAAGGAGCCATGA